GAAAGAGTAGAACTCCGATGACAGCCGCGATAGATGCTGTGACACTAGATAGCGAAATCATACTACCAAGATAGAGGGTTCCAAAGAAAACAACTGCAAGGTAGAGGCAGAAGACAGGCGCAAATCCGAAAATCACTCCCGCACTGGTTGCGACAGCCTTACCACCCTTAAATCCTGCAAAGATAGGGAAGGTATGTCCAATGACAGCCAAAAGTCCAAAGATAAGAGGCGAAACACCTTGAAGATGAAACATAATCGGAAGCAGTGTTGCTAGGGTTCCTTTGAAAAAGTCAATCACAAAGGTCGCCATACCTGCTTTCTTGCCTAAAATGCGGAAGGTATTGGTTGTTCCTGTGTTACCAGAACCATGCTCTCGCAGATTTGTCTGAAAGAAAATTTGTCCAATCCAGAGACCAGACGGAATCGAACCCAGCAGATAGGCTAGGATTAATAAAACTATTGTAATCATACTCCTATTATATCATGAAATGAAGAAGAAAGGCAGAGAATCTCTTCTGAAATTGTTACATCGGAGAAAGAAAAATTTTGCAAAATCCTTGGAAAACTTGTAGAATAGTAAAGATGAACGAATAGGAGGTTCCTTGTGTCAAAAAAGGAAATCAATATTAACAATTATAATGATGACGCCATTCAGGTGCTAGAAGGGTTGGATGCGGTTCGAAAACGTCCAGGGATGTATATCGGATCGACCGATGGGGCAGGTCTCCA
Above is a genomic segment from Streptococcus sp. SN-1 containing:
- the plsY gene encoding glycerol-3-phosphate 1-O-acyltransferase PlsY, giving the protein MITIVLLILAYLLGSIPSGLWIGQIFFQTNLREHGSGNTGTTNTFRILGKKAGMATFVIDFFKGTLATLLPIMFHLQGVSPLIFGLLAVIGHTFPIFAGFKGGKAVATSAGVIFGFAPVFCLYLAVVFFGTLYLGSMISLSSVTASIAAVIGVLLFPLFGFILSNYDPLFIAIILALASLIIIRHKDNITRIQNKTENLVPWGLNLTNQHPKK